The genomic DNA caTGAGGGGGATGGAGCATTTACAGAAATACAGCACATAAAATtgaaaaacctttttattttcatgtcACAGCAAATCAAGCTGATATAAActcacatgtatacatacatccATGTGGACAAGCTAGCCTCTGAGTTTGCATTGAATATTGCCAAACTATTGCACACTGTTGTTTTGGAAAGCAAATAACACTTTtgatcttattttattttactttatttgtcaGCCATCAGTCACACTTCAATCTATTTTATTCACAGCATTATTGGTATTGTTGAATATCAAAAATACCAATTATATTCAGATGATTCATCACTTTTGTGAGCATGTGCTAAATAATTTCTCGATTTTTAAGCCCCTGTGTGTAGAAGTTATACATGATTATACCATTTTGAAATCTTTCTTATGCCGTAGGTTTTTGTTTGTAGAAAAATGAGGCGATCCAGGTGATGTTTGGTACATTCAACGACATATCCTACACATAGGAGCTTCACATGTGACCCATAACTGCTTAAGCAATaagaacatttaaataatatcTTCTGAAATTACAACTCTTTTTCACATAAATGTACAATTCAAAACCTGTGATGCAAATGTTAGAAAAAGatgaaatttgtttttaaaggcgCAGGAGGTGAAATTAGCTTTGAAACTGTAATTCAGAGTAGGACGGTGTTGCCTGAGCATGTGCCTATTAATAATGGTGTCTATAAATCATCGTTTTCAGTCACAGCATTTTTGAGAAGACAGTTGTTGAGTCTTCCACGTCTTCCCCAGAGTGGCGCTTGGAGAAGAGTTAAGGTCATGAGTGTCTTCCTTGCTATGGTTTATGTCATTATTATCATGAATGCGTACCCGTGTCGTCACTTCCTGTTTGCGGGGTCAGCTGCTGCAGAAGCTCTATGTGGAGCTCCACACGGCTGTGGAGAGGTGCGTTTTTCTCAGCTCGCAGCAGCTTGGAGTACACATTCTTATAGGTTTTCAACAGCTCCTCGTCCTTATTGCTGTAATAAACACAAACAAGTTTGTCAGGAGTGAGCATTGTGAAAGTTGAAAGGAAATGAGATACATAAATAGCTTAACAAACTGTAAGGGTTTTAGATCCTTGCTCACCTTGGTTTCCGTTTCATCGTCGTCATCAGTTTgatcagctgcagcagcaggaaggaGAAACTCGGCTCAAACACGGCAATTAACTTCATCACTTCCTGGAGGTTCAGTCCTGAGGTGGGACCAGCAGCCACATCAGGAGACTCTGCTGATTTAGCAGGGTCTGGTTCACTCAACTACAGCACAAGAGGTGAAAGGAAAAGATGTTGTAggttaaggctgatttatgcttctgcgttgaaTTGACGACGTACCCCTGCAGACTCCTCAGCGTCTACGCCAGAACCTCCGccgtagcctgatgtgcacctctcGAAGAATTTAACTACACAACGCACATCTCTCGgccatggcttggtagcgttgcatttccctctactcatttcctggttctccttctccataaacaacatgaaatcaaggagagggttaacttttccagctacagatttcccaccgtggtcagaaagcacaggggagacgaTTTGTtactctcactatgactctagagttgcTACTCGCTCCGGAGCTAATCGCCTTcactctcactttctccctcgctctatcacccactccccacacacacacgccggcccgAAGCACACACCAACgtacaagtataaacttcaggccacttacgtaggctacggcgaaagctctgcgtggagcctccgcagaaccataaatcagcctttacaTCGTGTGATCCAGAAAGCAACTGAACAAAGCTTTGCAAAGATGCAGGAGCATGAGAGAGCATTCCCATCTGCTACTCTGAAATGTACCTCTGTCTGCTCCTCCAGCAGCTCTTTCTGAATCAGCTGGAAAGCATGGCGTGTTTCTGTCATGATCTCTACTGCTCCAGTCAGGCTCTTCAGCTTAGCCGCATTGCTGCTCTGacctgtggaaacacaatatataaaaacgtTACTCTTAAGAGGCTATTGATTCAAATGCTAGTATGTTCTCTTGATAAAACCAAACACTACTGACAGAAGTTACTCACCTGCCATGGTAAACTCAGCAAAGGCCACCCTCTCCAGGAGCGTGCGGAGCAGCTCACAGGGTGCATCTTTGAGgctgagaaacaaacagacagcctTGCTGTAGTGAAGCTCTGCCAAGCTGCGATGCTGCTTCCGCAAGTGTTCATCCCCCACCTGTCACACAATTAGAGCCAGAAACACAGACATCCTTTAGTGTGTATTATACTGCTTAAGTATGAAACACAGACATCCCATCACCAGTGATTCTATTCTAGTCTGTGTGtagttcttttttctttgtagGAAATAACCATTTGTCTTTTGGCATTAACAAAAAGGGTGAGCTAAGACTATGAATTATTAGCACAAAAACATGCATatcattagggctgcaactaacgactattttcatagtcgattaatctgttgatttttttttctcgattaatcgattagttgtttggtctctacaatgtcagaaaatggtgaaaaatgtggctcagtgtttcccaaaagcccaagatgacgtcctcaaatgtcttgttttgtccacaactcaaagatatttagtttactgtcacagaggagagaagaagctagaaaatattcacatttaagaagctggaatcaaagaatttttacttttgtcttaaagaattactcaaaccgactaatcgattatcaaaatagttggcgattaatttaagagttgacaactaatcgattaatcgttgcagctctacataTCATGACTTTCCTAGAGGTACCGTTGTTCTGTGCATATGATACCGTCATGTAAtttgctttctgcttctttttttttggctcaGTATAACAGATGTTAGGAGAGAAACTTTAAgacattaataaaaataaatgatatattttatattattgtataaTTTTACATGGTTTCCCACCTGGTTGCGGAAGCAGCTGTGGTACATAGAGGCCAGGCGGTGGTGGATGGTGGCAGCTCTGTACTGGTAGAGCGGCTGACGAGCCGACTCAGTCTGCAGGTCGCAGTACTTCAGGGACTTCATCATCGCCTCGGTCACCTCGCGCTCAATCTgggaaaacacacatacagggaTGGATGATTTCAAGTTTGATCCCATGTTGAGGCATTACTGGTGCAAAACAACTAATCATGCacccatatactgtacattcaccATGATTGCCTTTTGGCATCAATGATCTTGACATTTGTAAAAAGTGGATTTCTTTGAGGACATAAAGGTTGCCACACAGCACGTGgaaaaatgctgtttttttgtgtacgtttttttctaaaaaacacTTAATTTAGAATATTTGTGAAACAAACCCACCTGCTCTTGGGCCTTCCTGGACAGCGGGGCGTAGTCCTGCAGAAGTGTAGCCAGGGTAAAATAGGTAGTGGACAGCTCCCAGATTACACTGTCCCACACTGCTGAATGGTTCTCTCGGCTTGCCAGTGACTTCATAGCCCGCAAGTAGTAATCTATGGCCTAGggtaaaaaatgtattatgaaGAGCATGCTAGTGAAGGGAAGGGTTAATACGTAgtgacatatataaaaaaaaaaagacagatcgTTGCTTCAGTGTGAATGCTCAATGCAGAGTTTAAGACAAAGGGTTTGACATTGCACCTTGTTGTAGTAGAGGGCCTCTTCAGGTGAGAACTCCCCTCTGCTCTGGTCGGAAGACAGGGCACAGTGGGCCTGAGCACAGATTCTCATCAGCCTGCCAGTATTACACAGCAGCAAGGCTGTGTTGGTGCTGTCCCCAATGGCCCCAAAGTCCTTCATGCCTTTCTCAAAGAAGGCAAAACTCTTTTTCCACATCTCCTGCTCTACTACGGACACAGACTTCTTCACTAGAAGGCGAGGGGGAAGAGGGGGGAGACAGTTATATACAGCAACTTGGACAATGGAGCAATACATTTTTATGAATTGTTTTGTACTCCTTATTGGCTGATCCAGGTGTGAAAAGATTGTTTTCTGGACATAATAATTTCCAGTGCGAAGTATCTAAATTTCAGCTGACTCATGCAAGTTCAAAGGAATAACTGTTTTTGTACTCTTTTATGTCCACTTAGTATATTGGTTCCATCTGTTTTATCCAACATACCTTCTTTCTCAGTCTGCATGGCTGCAGCCTGGTTCATATAGTAGACTCCCATCTCGTTGCGGATGTTTCCCAGCCTTTTGAGCACCTGAGCCAGCTGATCTGAGGCGTGATCTTTTAAAGCCTCAGAGACGAGCAGTTCATACGCTGCCTCATAGCACTTACTGCTAACAAACAGCTGGTACTCCGGGTCCATGGCCAGGTCTGCTGCCATGTTGAAGGCTAGTGCGGTAGAGAGCAGAAGCATTGACAAATGGAATGAACAATAACTGAAAAGAACATTGAGACAATAAATTATAGGACATGTGTGGGTAAAGCAAGCACTGAAATGTTATTCTGAATGATGTTGGTGGAACTGATACGGACAGGAAGACGGTGTACACCAGTTATGGATCTGGTGTTTGCAAACACCCCTAATTTCAATACATCAGGCAAGAAAGCCAGACACTGTGTGCTGTAATGATTGTATGATTGTCTGATTGTCTGTCTTTAGTGACCGACCCTGGCAGCTGCTCTCTCTGTGCAGGCTGTGCAGGATCTCCTGGTCCTCTTTGGTCTGGTAGCTGTATTCCTCCAGGTAAGCTGCTCTGTTGTTGGCATTCTGTGCCAACATCAGCTGGATGTCCCCACACAGAGACAGGCACTGGCTGTGAAACTGGAGCACCTGCGGGTGCAGTGTACCGCTCACTGAACAATAGGCATCTGAAGGCAACCATAGAAGAAGGAAGAAGGGGAAAGAGATATAAATGTTAAGTTATTATATTGCCTCATAAAATATCGAAGGAGCTGTTTGTAATCAGGATCAAGTTAAAGGAGGATGATATGAGTAGTCAAAAGTGAATGTTTAATGGAAGTTTTAAAACAGTTTCAGACTCAATCAGATGTAAGGACCTAAAGTTTTTTTTCGATTATAGTACTCAGTTATTTAACTTAACTTTAACTGAATAAATACATTACGTAAATAAGCCACAATTTACACAACACTAAATTTAGGCGGGTAGAAATGACAAAattacacattttcagcaacttatgaacaaaaaacatgaaaatactgAAAATCCATAAATATCATAGCGACATTTCCAATTGTTTCTGGTGTATTACAGAGTTAAATAAACTTACCGTAACACTGCAGTGATAGCTTGATGTAGCGCAGGGCTCGGCCGTACTTCAGCAAGTTAGTGGCAGCATCAGACAGGACGTAGTAGGCCTTGGAGGCTTTGAGGAAGAGCTGCAGCTTCATGCGGTGCTGCCACGAGCCGGGGATCATCCCTGAGCGTGTCGGCTGGTCTGCCTGCAACAGCCTCgctggtgacacacacacacacacacacacacacacacacacacacacacgttggaAGACCAGGAGAAAGACAGCATGCAGGGTTGAGAGATGAAGAATGTCCTGGCAGCCATTTAGCAACAGTGTGTGTacttggttaaaaaaaagacacttgcaaCTAAATAGATTTGACCCACCGTGTATGCCATATGCTTACCAATTTACTGTTTTATTATGCGGTATCATATATTGGAAATAAAGACTGTAGACTGACCTCTTTCAAGAAGAAGAGAGATGCCTTGCTCGGCAGCGCAGGCTCCGGTTGCACTTCTGTCCTCATATTTAAGAGGAATGGGTGTGTTAGGGTCTGCAGCTGGGAGATCACTCTCCCTCTTGATGGTGCCATCCACTGCCTTCAGCCCCTGTGTAGTGTATTACAGCGATTATTAAACAGTAGAGGACACATCACATTATTAGCATTGTATGCATACTAAACATAAATATCACGCAGAGACTCACCTTTAGCACGTAGCTCAGGACGTGTCTGCATCTCTCCTCCTTGTCTTGAGAAACAGGGAACGCACTGCCTGGCTGCAGGAATCACAAAAGGGAAGAGTATGCCTTGGtgtttacatacatacttaTCTGTATATTCCACACACTGTTCCCTTAGGTCTGTTTAGAGATGAAAGACTTTAGAGAGACACTCACTCTGATCTGGTGAGTGGATTTATATTTCTCGGGGACCGACAGCTCCCAAACAGAGCGGATCACAGCCACAGCTTTACTATCATCATGTGGGCTGCAGCAAGAGCTGTAGGAGCCGTTCTCGTCACTGTCCTCCGtcagctcctcttcctccctgtccTCGTCGCTGTAGCTGTCCTCTGAGCCGCCACCCCGAGGGGACTCCCCTCCATCTTCTCCTGGGGGCTCGTCGAGCTGGAACAGCTCTGACAGCATGTAGTGGGCGGAGGCGATGATCTGAACAGACAGGGACGGGAGATGGAAGTGATCAGAACTGGAGTCAGGTTCAATCAAATCTATGGCATTCACAGATTTGTCAAGTTGTTTCACTTTTTACTTTCCCGCTgtctaaaaatgtattcaaaataCTGCTCTCATCTAATCAGGACGCGTGATGACTAAAGAAGGACTCTCCATGCGAGTTTTCTACCCATCTAACATTTAACCTGGCAGCTCATCCTTTAACTAAATACAGGGTCTGGGTTTGAAACCGGTCCAGGACTTTTGCTGCACATCATCTCCTCCACCGAGTCTGTCCTACTTCCATCGAATTGTAACTCTGAAATAAGGGTGGAATTTCTTTTTAGATTCAAGCTTACCTGGGGGTGCCTTTCCTGATCCAGAAGTCTGACGCAGTTTAAAAGCAGAGTTCTGATTGTGCCATAGTGCTTTCTGTTTTGCCTTGCCTTCAGCATCAAGTTGCTGGCAACTCTgcaccacaaaacaaaaaatagacAGAACTCATTACAGTTTGCACACTTGCACTGTTAATTGTGTCCGTTTTTAAGGCATAACTGActtgcaaaaaaatattttatataaacaAGGCTGAGTGTAATTTAATCTCTtactatttaaataaaaaagaaatgttaacTTATCTGACTACAATTTATAGATTTGGTCAGCTTAACCTTATATTGTAAGCTAATAAAAATACATATCATaggtaaaatattaaataaacttGCCATGACATGTCAAAAGCTCTTTTTGAATAGGAAGTCTTTTCAGCCCTGGAATCTAATCCTTCAAACTTATTGACTTTCTCAGTTTTGCACAAATACTGACGCACCAAGTCGCTATCCTGGGACTTACCTGTATAGTAACACAGCCACAGGAAGAGTGAAGGGATTCTGACATTTCTCTTCTTCTGCCTCCTCACACAGAGTAGTAAGATCATAAAGCTTCACAATGTCACTCCCACTTGCTGTGGATTCAAggataacattaaaaaaaacacaagatagACAAGTGCATAGCAGGCACAGAACAGTACAGACTTAATACAAAGACTTAATACTTCCTGTTCACTTATATCCCACCTTTGAAAAGCCAGTAGGTGTGACCCTCTTTGGTGCAGTTGGACTTGAGGAAGGAGAGGATATTTTGGGCGATGTCTTTCACCACCCTCGTGGAGAAAGTCGAGTTCTCCAAATGAGGGATTTCCTCTGTCTTTATCATCTCATATTTCTGCAAAACCATACAGGCAAAAACAATGTTGACATTTATTACCACTTTTTCAAAAAGCTGAAAATCAGTGatgttaaaaacaatgtaactgCCATTAAAAGACTAACATAGAAGATAGAGCTCATGTTCTTCTGTGAACATCAACTATGGCAATCATCAAacggataataataataataataataataataata from Sander lucioperca isolate FBNREF2018 chromosome 15, SLUC_FBN_1.2, whole genome shotgun sequence includes the following:
- the edrf1 gene encoding erythroid differentiation-related factor 1 isoform X1 — translated: MSASAGDREPGIPLDNAKEEVNGPTCTGESSKHDSAVCAGNSEIKSRAVVKYSAAPPPTSYALLQEQTDLKLPPANWLRENPQLGSAGTTVLGSSSKSKPFSSFGMAYEFIDCIGDDVDVVSDSENIKKLLKIPYSKSHVSMAVHRVGRTLLLDELDIQELFMRSSQTGDWTWLKEFYQRLIDQKWQRKKKSKEHWYQKAILSKFLYYSINGDGAAEPVPNNPNERGEEEEEEEEEEEEEENEAEEFSSSWPTAFTSTSSDTEESDAPKQESVSMDSKFALGQVTSVHKEQNLPMLFNEGENSQGLRNDFVRNIMWTFEDIHMLVGSNMPIFGGGRYPAVSLRLRDNNKPINILTGIDYWLDNLMCNVPELVMCFHVNGIVQKYEMIKTEEIPHLENSTFSTRVVKDIAQNILSFLKSNCTKEGHTYWLFKASGSDIVKLYDLTTLCEEAEEEKCQNPFTLPVAVLLYRVASNLMLKARQNRKHYGTIRTLLLNCVRLLDQERHPQIIASAHYMLSELFQLDEPPGEDGGESPRGGGSEDSYSDEDREEEELTEDSDENGSYSSCCSPHDDSKAVAVIRSVWELSVPEKYKSTHQIRPGSAFPVSQDKEERCRHVLSYVLKGLKAVDGTIKRESDLPAADPNTPIPLKYEDRSATGACAAEQGISLLLERARLLQADQPTRSGMIPGSWQHRMKLQLFLKASKAYYVLSDAATNLLKYGRALRYIKLSLQCYDAYCSVSGTLHPQVLQFHSQCLSLCGDIQLMLAQNANNRAAYLEEYSYQTKEDQEILHSLHRESSCQAFNMAADLAMDPEYQLFVSSKCYEAAYELLVSEALKDHASDQLAQVLKRLGNIRNEMGVYYMNQAAAMQTEKEVKKSVSVVEQEMWKKSFAFFEKGMKDFGAIGDSTNTALLLCNTGRLMRICAQAHCALSSDQSRGEFSPEEALYYNKAIDYYLRAMKSLASRENHSAVWDSVIWELSTTYFTLATLLQDYAPLSRKAQEQIEREVTEAMMKSLKYCDLQTESARQPLYQYRAATIHHRLASMYHSCFRNQVGDEHLRKQHRSLAELHYSKAVCLFLSLKDAPCELLRTLLERVAFAEFTMAGQSSNAAKLKSLTGAVEIMTETRHAFQLIQKELLEEQTELSEPDPAKSAESPDVAAGPTSGLNLQEVMKLIAVFEPSFSFLLLQLIKLMTTMKRKPSNKDEELLKTYKNVYSKLLRAEKNAPLHSRVELHIELLQQLTPQTGSDDTGTHS
- the edrf1 gene encoding erythroid differentiation-related factor 1 isoform X2; the protein is MSASAGDREPGIPLDNAKEEVNGPTCTGESSKHDSAVCAGNSEIKSRAVVKYSAAPPPTSYALLQEQTDLKLPPANWLRENPQLGSAGTTVLGSSSKSKPFSSFGMAYEFIDCIGDDVDVVSDSENIKKLLKIPYSKSHVSMAVHRVGRTLLLDELDIQELFMRSSQTGDWTWLKEFYQRLIDQKWQRKKKSKEHWYQKAILSKFLYYSINGDGAAEPVPNNPNEREEEEENEAEEFSSSWPTAFTSTSSDTEESDAPKQESVSMDSKFALGQVTSVHKEQNLPMLFNEGENSQGLRNDFVRNIMWTFEDIHMLVGSNMPIFGGGRYPAVSLRLRDNNKPINILTGIDYWLDNLMCNVPELVMCFHVNGIVQKYEMIKTEEIPHLENSTFSTRVVKDIAQNILSFLKSNCTKEGHTYWLFKASGSDIVKLYDLTTLCEEAEEEKCQNPFTLPVAVLLYRVASNLMLKARQNRKHYGTIRTLLLNCVRLLDQERHPQIIASAHYMLSELFQLDEPPGEDGGESPRGGGSEDSYSDEDREEEELTEDSDENGSYSSCCSPHDDSKAVAVIRSVWELSVPEKYKSTHQIRPGSAFPVSQDKEERCRHVLSYVLKGLKAVDGTIKRESDLPAADPNTPIPLKYEDRSATGACAAEQGISLLLERARLLQADQPTRSGMIPGSWQHRMKLQLFLKASKAYYVLSDAATNLLKYGRALRYIKLSLQCYDAYCSVSGTLHPQVLQFHSQCLSLCGDIQLMLAQNANNRAAYLEEYSYQTKEDQEILHSLHRESSCQAFNMAADLAMDPEYQLFVSSKCYEAAYELLVSEALKDHASDQLAQVLKRLGNIRNEMGVYYMNQAAAMQTEKEVKKSVSVVEQEMWKKSFAFFEKGMKDFGAIGDSTNTALLLCNTGRLMRICAQAHCALSSDQSRGEFSPEEALYYNKAIDYYLRAMKSLASRENHSAVWDSVIWELSTTYFTLATLLQDYAPLSRKAQEQIEREVTEAMMKSLKYCDLQTESARQPLYQYRAATIHHRLASMYHSCFRNQVGDEHLRKQHRSLAELHYSKAVCLFLSLKDAPCELLRTLLERVAFAEFTMAGQSSNAAKLKSLTGAVEIMTETRHAFQLIQKELLEEQTELSEPDPAKSAESPDVAAGPTSGLNLQEVMKLIAVFEPSFSFLLLQLIKLMTTMKRKPSNKDEELLKTYKNVYSKLLRAEKNAPLHSRVELHIELLQQLTPQTGSDDTGTHS